In the genome of Streptomyces collinus, one region contains:
- a CDS encoding Pr6Pr family membrane protein — protein sequence MPAPIPRDIPGLPAIPPPPALKPSPVPATAVVTPVRRPAAAAFRLLVALAAAGGVTLELLLGDPPRALSHFTIQSNMLLALVMALSARRAWTAGRPLPGAVLGATLLYVVTAALVHHLLLANEASPSSLTGEASAPTGLPALSHAVLHTVTPIAAVLNWLLLTPPGRMHLRQAGTWLLYPMAYLAFCLTRGELILPGTPDRYLYPLLDVGQDGFKRVLGNTLLLGLAFYALAVLLVALDHARPNPIRHRGKTGFRL from the coding sequence ATGCCCGCCCCGATACCCCGGGACATCCCGGGCCTCCCCGCGATCCCGCCCCCGCCGGCACTGAAGCCCTCCCCCGTGCCCGCCACGGCCGTCGTCACCCCGGTCCGCCGCCCCGCGGCCGCGGCCTTCCGCCTGCTGGTCGCCCTCGCGGCGGCCGGGGGCGTGACGCTCGAACTGCTCCTCGGCGATCCGCCCCGGGCCCTGAGCCACTTCACGATCCAGAGCAACATGCTGCTGGCGCTGGTCATGGCCCTCTCGGCCCGCCGCGCGTGGACGGCCGGCAGGCCGCTGCCGGGCGCGGTCCTGGGAGCGACGCTGCTCTACGTCGTCACCGCGGCCCTGGTGCACCACCTGCTCCTGGCGAACGAGGCGAGCCCCTCCTCCCTCACGGGGGAGGCCTCCGCCCCGACGGGCCTGCCGGCCCTCTCCCACGCGGTGCTGCACACCGTGACGCCGATCGCGGCGGTACTGAACTGGCTCCTGCTCACGCCCCCCGGCCGCATGCACCTCCGCCAGGCCGGCACCTGGCTCCTCTACCCCATGGCCTACCTGGCCTTCTGCCTCACCCGGGGCGAGCTGATCCTCCCGGGCACGCCCGACCGCTACCTCTACCCGCTCCTGGACGTCGGCCAGGACGGCTTCAAGCGCGTCCTCGGCAACACTCTCCTCCTGGGCCTCGCCTTCTACGCCCTGGCCGTGCTCCTCGTGGCCCTCGACCACGCCCGCCCGAACCCCATCCGCCACCGCGGCAAAACCGGATTTCGTCTCTAG
- a CDS encoding metallophosphoesterase: protein MRARYGVPLGIAAAGAAGLLYAAGFEARSFRLRRVTVPVLPPGMRPLRVLQVSDIHMVGGQRKKQRWLRSLAGLRPDFVINTGDNLSDPEGVPEVLDALGPLMDFPGAYVFGSNDYYGPKLRNPALYLLERAQGRHGLNGNAPAEGAVHNPWEDLRDGFDAAGWLNLTNARGELKLEGVSVELTGLDDPHIKRDRYAQVAGGPSEAADFSMGVVHAPYLRTLDAFTADAYPLILAGHTHGGQLCIPFYGALVTNCDLDTDRVKGLSRHRAKGNTSYLHVSAGCGTNRYTPVRFACPPEATLLTLVGRDEEARR, encoded by the coding sequence ATGCGCGCGCGATACGGAGTCCCCCTGGGAATCGCGGCGGCTGGCGCCGCCGGTCTGTTGTACGCGGCGGGCTTCGAGGCCCGCTCCTTCCGCCTGCGCCGGGTCACCGTCCCGGTCCTGCCCCCGGGAATGCGCCCCCTGCGCGTGCTCCAGGTCTCCGACATCCACATGGTCGGCGGCCAGCGCAAGAAGCAGCGCTGGCTGCGGTCGCTGGCGGGCCTGCGCCCCGACTTCGTGATCAACACGGGCGACAACCTGTCCGACCCGGAGGGCGTCCCGGAGGTCCTGGACGCGCTCGGCCCCCTGATGGACTTCCCGGGCGCGTACGTCTTCGGCTCCAACGACTACTACGGCCCCAAGCTGCGCAACCCCGCCCTCTACCTGCTCGAGAGGGCCCAGGGCCGTCACGGGCTCAACGGCAACGCGCCGGCCGAGGGCGCGGTGCACAACCCGTGGGAGGACCTGCGGGACGGTTTCGACGCGGCGGGCTGGCTCAACCTGACCAACGCGCGCGGCGAGCTCAAGCTGGAGGGCGTCTCGGTGGAGCTCACCGGCCTGGACGACCCGCACATCAAGCGGGACCGCTACGCGCAGGTGGCCGGCGGCCCGTCCGAGGCGGCGGACTTCTCCATGGGCGTCGTACACGCCCCGTACCTGCGCACCCTGGACGCCTTCACGGCCGACGCCTACCCCCTGATCCTGGCCGGCCACACCCACGGCGGCCAGCTGTGCATCCCCTTCTACGGCGCCCTGGTCACCAACTGCGACCTGGACACGGACCGGGTGAAGGGCCTGTCCCGGCACAGGGCGAAGGGCAATACGTCGTACCTGCACGTGTCGGCGGGCTGCGGCACCAACCGCTACACGCCGGTGCGGTTCGCGTGCCCGCCGGAGGCCACGCTGCTGACGTTGGTCGGGCGCGACGAGGAAGCGCGGAGGTAG
- a CDS encoding GatB/YqeY domain-containing protein, which yields MTTLKSKLQDDLNVAIKERDELRSSTLRLTLAAITKEEVAGKEKRVLSDDEVQKVIAREAKKRREAADAFAQGGRAEQAEREKAEGEVLATYLPQPLSDEQLQEIVAQAVEEAKAAGAEGPRAMGAVMKIVNPKVAGQAEGGRVAAAVKKLLAG from the coding sequence ATGACCACGCTCAAGTCGAAGCTGCAGGATGACCTCAACGTTGCGATCAAGGAGCGCGACGAGCTGCGCTCCTCGACGCTCCGGCTGACGCTCGCCGCGATCACCAAGGAGGAGGTCGCGGGCAAGGAGAAGCGCGTGCTCTCCGACGACGAGGTGCAGAAGGTGATCGCCCGGGAGGCGAAGAAGCGGCGTGAGGCGGCCGACGCCTTCGCGCAGGGTGGCCGTGCCGAGCAGGCCGAGCGGGAGAAGGCGGAGGGCGAGGTCCTCGCCACGTACCTGCCGCAGCCGCTGTCGGACGAGCAGCTTCAGGAGATCGTCGCCCAGGCCGTCGAGGAGGCGAAGGCGGCCGGTGCCGAGGGGCCGCGGGCCATGGGCGCGGTCATGAAGATCGTGAACCCGAAGGTGGCCGGGCAGGCCGAGGGCGGCCGCGTCGCCGCCGCGGTGAAGAAGCTGCTGGCCGGCTGA
- a CDS encoding transglycosylase domain-containing protein, with product MPNKRSGGGLSPTQQAAKFLGVSVLAGAVLAGIALPAVGALGLAAKGSVESFDELPANMKTPPLSQRTTILDADGGQIATVYSRDRTVVPLKDISPYLQKAIVAIEDSRFYQHGAVDLKGVLRALNKNAQTGGVSEGASTLTQQYVKNVFVEEAGNDPTKVAQATQQTIGRKIRELKYAIQVEEELGKKKILENYLNITFFGQQAYGVEAAAQRYFSESAKDLSLEQSALLAGIVQSPSRYDPVNDETEATKRRNTVLQRMAAVGDISRAQAADAMKAPLGLKVSKPKNGCITAVKGAGFFCDYVREVFLTDPVFGKTKEQRAKIWNQGGLTIRTTMDPQAQNAAQRSIKEHVYKSDEVATAVSLVQPGTGKILAMGQSRPYGFKKNETQINLSVDQSMGGGMGYQPGSTFKPIVAAAALEDGMPANKVYSSPYQMAYPSPVSACDGKRWVNDPNTPAKLENENSSEVGPYDMREATAKSVNTYYVQMISDIGICPVTTMSKKMGVVRADGDKMPQVPSIALGTQEMSPLTMANAYATFASRGMHCTPVAIESVSRRVGDKTSSLEVPKSTCSRAMSENTADTINALLKGVVEDGTGTKAGLGSRPSAGKTGTTDERYAAWFVGYTPNMAGAVWVGDPAHKRKMSGITIGGRSYGKVFGGEVPGPIWRDMMSGALQGKPVENFNTVHIPDSKPRDRGDGDDDGGRDDGGNGDDDGFIGGLVGGGNNGGGGGEPFPTPSFSIPEGFFRGQTNGGGNGNGGRFG from the coding sequence ATGCCAAACAAGCGCTCGGGCGGTGGTCTGTCTCCCACGCAGCAGGCCGCCAAGTTCCTCGGTGTCAGTGTCCTCGCGGGAGCCGTGCTGGCCGGCATCGCGCTCCCGGCGGTGGGCGCGCTGGGACTTGCGGCCAAGGGATCGGTCGAGAGCTTCGACGAGCTCCCGGCCAACATGAAGACCCCGCCGCTGAGTCAGCGCACCACGATCCTCGACGCCGACGGCGGCCAGATCGCCACGGTCTACTCGCGCGACCGCACGGTGGTCCCCCTCAAGGACATCTCGCCGTACCTGCAGAAGGCGATCGTCGCGATCGAGGACTCGCGCTTCTACCAGCACGGCGCGGTCGACCTGAAGGGCGTCCTGCGCGCCCTCAACAAGAACGCGCAGACCGGCGGGGTCTCCGAGGGCGCCTCCACCCTGACGCAGCAGTACGTCAAGAACGTCTTCGTCGAGGAGGCGGGCAACGACCCGACGAAGGTCGCGCAGGCCACCCAGCAGACCATCGGCCGCAAGATCCGCGAGCTCAAGTACGCGATCCAGGTCGAGGAGGAGCTGGGCAAGAAGAAGATCCTCGAGAACTACCTGAACATCACGTTCTTCGGCCAGCAGGCCTACGGCGTCGAGGCCGCGGCCCAGCGCTACTTCTCCGAGTCCGCCAAGGACCTCAGCCTGGAGCAGTCGGCCCTGCTCGCCGGCATCGTCCAGTCGCCCAGCCGGTACGACCCGGTCAACGACGAGACGGAGGCCACCAAGCGCCGCAACACCGTGCTCCAGCGCATGGCGGCCGTCGGCGACATCTCCAGGGCGCAGGCCGCCGACGCGATGAAGGCACCGCTCGGCCTGAAGGTCAGCAAGCCCAAGAACGGCTGCATCACGGCGGTCAAGGGCGCGGGCTTCTTCTGCGACTACGTGCGCGAGGTCTTCCTGACCGACCCGGTCTTCGGCAAGACCAAGGAGCAGCGCGCGAAGATCTGGAACCAGGGCGGCCTCACCATCCGCACGACCATGGACCCCCAGGCCCAGAACGCGGCGCAGCGCTCCATCAAGGAGCACGTCTACAAGAGCGACGAGGTGGCCACGGCCGTCTCCCTCGTCCAGCCGGGCACCGGCAAGATCCTCGCCATGGGCCAGTCGCGTCCGTACGGCTTCAAGAAGAACGAGACGCAGATCAACCTGTCCGTCGACCAGTCGATGGGCGGCGGCATGGGCTACCAGCCCGGTTCGACGTTCAAGCCGATCGTGGCCGCGGCTGCCCTGGAAGACGGCATGCCGGCGAACAAGGTGTACTCGTCGCCGTACCAGATGGCGTACCCGAGCCCGGTCTCGGCCTGTGACGGCAAGCGGTGGGTGAACGACCCCAACACCCCGGCCAAGCTGGAGAACGAGAACTCCTCCGAGGTCGGCCCGTACGACATGCGGGAGGCGACCGCCAAGTCGGTCAACACCTACTACGTGCAGATGATCAGCGACATCGGCATCTGCCCGGTGACGACGATGTCGAAGAAGATGGGCGTCGTGCGGGCCGACGGCGACAAGATGCCCCAGGTGCCCTCCATCGCCCTCGGCACCCAGGAGATGTCCCCGCTGACCATGGCGAACGCGTACGCGACCTTCGCCTCGCGCGGCATGCACTGCACGCCGGTCGCCATCGAGTCGGTCAGCCGGCGCGTCGGTGACAAGACGTCGTCGCTGGAGGTGCCGAAGTCGACCTGCTCGCGCGCGATGTCGGAGAACACCGCCGACACGATCAACGCGCTGCTGAAGGGCGTCGTCGAGGACGGTACGGGCACGAAGGCGGGTCTCGGCAGCCGTCCCAGCGCCGGTAAGACCGGTACGACGGACGAGCGCTACGCGGCCTGGTTCGTGGGCTACACGCCGAACATGGCCGGTGCCGTGTGGGTCGGCGACCCCGCGCACAAGCGGAAGATGTCCGGCATCACCATCGGCGGCCGGTCGTACGGCAAGGTCTTCGGTGGCGAGGTCCCCGGCCCGATCTGGCGGGACATGATGTCCGGCGCGCTGCAGGGCAAGCCCGTCGAGAACTTCAACACCGTCCACATCCCCGACAGCAAGCCGCGGGACCGCGGTGACGGGGACGACGACGGCGGCCGTGACGACGGTGGCAACGGCGACGACGACGGCTTCATCGGCGGCCTGGTCGGCGGCGGCAACAACGGCGGAGGCGGCGGCGAGCCGTTCCCGACGCCCTCGTTCTCCATCCCGGAGGGCTTCTTCCGGGGCCAGACCAACGGCGGCGGCAACGGCAACGGCGGCCGGTTCGGCTGA
- the wblA gene encoding transcriptional regulator WblA, producing MGWVVDWSAQAACRTTDPDELFVQGAAQNRAKAVCTGCPVRTECLADALDNRVEFGVWGGMTERERRALLRRRPTVTSWRRLLETARTEYERGCGVLPLDDDEIYENYAAVS from the coding sequence ATGGGCTGGGTAGTCGACTGGAGTGCGCAGGCGGCCTGCCGCACTACCGATCCGGATGAACTGTTCGTTCAAGGAGCAGCGCAGAACAGGGCCAAGGCGGTGTGCACCGGCTGCCCGGTGCGCACGGAGTGCCTGGCCGACGCGCTCGACAACCGCGTCGAGTTCGGTGTGTGGGGAGGCATGACGGAGCGGGAGCGCCGCGCACTGCTGCGCAGGCGTCCCACGGTGACCTCCTGGCGCCGGCTGCTGGAGACGGCGCGCACGGAGTACGAGCGGGGGTGCGGTGTTCTGCCCCTCGACGACGACGAGATCTACGAGAACTACGCGGCGGTGAGCTGA
- a CDS encoding ArsA family ATPase gives MSRPDPAHHRLSPARLLDVDPLLEDPKTRIIVCCGSGGVGKTTTAAALGLRAAERGRKVVVLTIDPARRLAQSMGIDSLDNTPRRVKGIDDSAGGELHAMMLDMKRTFDEIVEAHADGERAAAILGNPFYQSLSAGFAGTQEYMAMEKLGQLRARDEWDLIVVDTPPSRSALDFLDAPKRLGSFLDGRLIRLLTAPAKLGGRAGMKFLNVGMSMMTGTLGKLLGGQLLKDVQTFVSAMDTTFGGFRTRADATYKLLQAPGTAFLVVAAPERDALREAAYFVERLAAESMPLAGLVLNRVHGSGADRLSAERALAAAENLEEPRIVDQEGGKAVLRNSPDAQDSSDSPTPGTPAGSPASAPEGGSPTEDAVNAENTEHAEDPERSVDQLTAGLLKLHADRMQLLSREQRTRDRFTALHPEVAVTEVAALPGDVHDLAGLRTIGDRLAADERELPDPADQPEPPEATA, from the coding sequence ATGAGTCGTCCGGACCCGGCCCACCACCGTCTGTCGCCGGCGCGTCTGCTCGACGTCGATCCGCTGCTGGAGGACCCGAAGACCAGGATCATCGTCTGCTGCGGCTCGGGCGGGGTCGGCAAGACGACGACCGCGGCGGCCCTGGGCCTGCGCGCCGCCGAGCGCGGCCGCAAGGTGGTCGTCCTGACCATCGATCCGGCTCGCCGGCTCGCCCAGTCCATGGGTATCGACTCCCTGGACAACACCCCGCGCCGGGTGAAGGGCATAGACGACTCCGCGGGCGGCGAGCTGCACGCGATGATGCTCGACATGAAGCGCACCTTCGACGAGATCGTCGAGGCGCACGCCGACGGCGAGCGGGCGGCCGCCATCCTGGGGAACCCCTTCTACCAGTCGCTCTCGGCGGGCTTCGCGGGCACGCAGGAGTACATGGCGATGGAGAAGCTCGGGCAGCTGCGCGCCCGGGACGAGTGGGACCTGATCGTCGTCGACACCCCGCCGTCCCGCTCTGCGCTGGATTTCCTGGACGCGCCCAAGCGGCTCGGCTCGTTCCTGGACGGCCGGCTGATCCGGCTGCTGACGGCACCGGCGAAGCTGGGGGGCCGGGCCGGGATGAAGTTCCTGAACGTCGGGATGTCGATGATGACCGGCACCCTCGGCAAGCTGCTCGGCGGTCAGCTCCTCAAGGACGTCCAGACGTTCGTGTCCGCGATGGACACGACCTTCGGCGGCTTCCGCACCCGCGCGGACGCGACGTACAAGCTGCTCCAGGCGCCCGGCACGGCGTTCCTCGTGGTCGCGGCCCCGGAGCGGGACGCGCTGCGCGAGGCCGCGTACTTCGTGGAACGCCTGGCAGCGGAGAGCATGCCGCTCGCCGGTCTGGTGCTCAACCGGGTGCACGGCAGCGGCGCCGACCGGCTGTCGGCCGAGCGGGCGCTCGCCGCCGCGGAAAATCTTGAAGAGCCCCGCATTGTGGATCAGGAGGGCGGGAAAGCAGTACTTCGTAACTCCCCCGACGCACAGGACAGTTCAGACTCTCCCACGCCCGGAACACCAGCTGGGTCTCCGGCATCGGCTCCCGAGGGTGGCTCCCCCACCGAAGACGCCGTGAACGCCGAGAACACCGAGCACGCCGAGGACCCCGAGCGGTCCGTCGACCAGCTCACGGCAGGCCTGCTGAAGTTGCACGCCGATCGCATGCAGCTGCTCTCCCGTGAGCAGCGCACGCGTGACCGCTTCACCGCGCTGCATCCCGAGGTGGCCGTGACGGAAGTGGCCGCACTGCCCGGCGACGTGCACGACCTCGCGGGACTGCGCACCATCGGCGACCGGCTCGCGGCCGACGAGCGCGAGCTGCCCGACCCCGCCGACCAGCCGGAACCGCCCGAGGCGACTGCCTGA
- a CDS encoding ArsA family ATPase gives MSRLQVVSGKGGTGKTTVAAALALALATEGKRTLLVEVEGRQGIAQLFETEALPYEERKIAVAPGGGEVYALAIDPELALLDYLQMFYKLGSAGRALKKLGAIDFATTIAPGLRDVLLTGKACEAVRRKERSGRFAYDYVVMDAPPTGRITRFLNVNDEVAGLAKIGPIHNQAQAVMRVLKSPETAVHLVTLLEEMPVQETVDGIAELRSARLPVGRIIVNMVRPEVLDETDLELVRTVPRSTVARSLSSAGLGGARRGGHAERLVDPLLAQAEEYAERYTLEHEQRAVLAELGLPLHELPLFAEGMDLAGLYELARELREQGVS, from the coding sequence GTGAGCAGGCTCCAGGTCGTCAGCGGCAAGGGCGGTACCGGCAAGACCACGGTGGCCGCGGCCCTAGCGCTGGCCCTGGCCACGGAGGGGAAGCGGACGCTTCTCGTCGAGGTCGAGGGCCGTCAGGGCATCGCGCAGCTCTTCGAAACGGAAGCGCTGCCTTATGAGGAACGGAAAATCGCGGTAGCACCCGGGGGCGGGGAGGTGTACGCACTCGCCATCGACCCCGAACTGGCCCTTCTGGACTACCTCCAGATGTTCTACAAGCTGGGCAGCGCAGGCCGGGCCCTGAAGAAGCTCGGCGCGATCGACTTCGCCACCACCATCGCGCCCGGCCTCAGGGACGTCCTCCTGACCGGCAAGGCGTGCGAGGCCGTGCGCCGCAAGGAGCGAAGCGGTCGGTTCGCCTACGACTACGTCGTCATGGACGCCCCGCCGACCGGGCGGATCACCCGCTTCCTGAACGTGAACGACGAGGTCGCGGGCCTCGCCAAGATCGGCCCGATACACAATCAGGCGCAGGCCGTGATGCGGGTGCTGAAGTCGCCCGAGACGGCCGTGCACCTGGTGACGCTGCTGGAGGAGATGCCCGTCCAGGAGACCGTGGACGGCATCGCCGAGCTGCGTTCGGCCCGGCTGCCGGTGGGGCGGATCATCGTGAACATGGTCCGGCCGGAGGTGTTGGACGAGACCGACCTGGAACTCGTACGGACGGTCCCGCGTTCCACTGTCGCGCGGTCCCTGTCGTCCGCGGGGCTCGGCGGGGCACGGCGCGGCGGGCACGCCGAGCGGCTGGTGGACCCGCTGCTCGCGCAGGCCGAGGAGTACGCCGAGCGGTACACGCTGGAGCACGAGCAGCGCGCCGTCCTGGCCGAACTGGGCCTGCCGCTGCACGAACTGCCGCTGTTCGCCGAGGGCATGGACCTGGCGGGGCTGTACGAGCTGGCCCGTGAGCTGCGCGAGCAGGGCGTGTCATGA
- a CDS encoding DUF4177 domain-containing protein codes for MTKWEYATVPLLVHATKQILDTWGEDGWELVQVVPGPNNPEQLVAYLKREKQ; via the coding sequence ATGACCAAGTGGGAATACGCAACCGTGCCGCTGCTCGTCCACGCCACGAAGCAGATTCTGGACACCTGGGGCGAGGACGGCTGGGAGCTCGTCCAGGTCGTGCCCGGGCCGAACAACCCCGAGCAGCTCGTCGCCTACCTGAAGCGGGAGAAGCAGTAG
- a CDS encoding RidA family protein: MGAVEAKLAELGLSLPDVVPPLAAYQPAVQSGPYVYTAGQLPMVDGKLPVTGKVGAEVTPEEAKELARTCALNALAAVKSVAGDLDRIARVVKVVGFVASASDFTGQPAVLNGASELLGEVLGDKGVHARSAVGVAVLPLDAPVEVEIQVELA, translated from the coding sequence GTGGGCGCCGTCGAGGCGAAGCTGGCCGAGCTGGGCCTGAGCCTGCCCGACGTGGTGCCGCCGCTCGCCGCGTACCAGCCGGCCGTGCAGTCCGGCCCGTACGTCTACACCGCCGGGCAGCTCCCGATGGTGGACGGCAAGCTTCCGGTCACCGGCAAGGTCGGCGCCGAGGTCACCCCGGAGGAGGCCAAGGAGCTGGCCCGCACGTGTGCGCTGAACGCCCTGGCCGCCGTGAAATCCGTCGCCGGTGACCTGGACCGCATCGCGCGCGTGGTGAAGGTCGTCGGCTTCGTGGCCTCGGCCTCCGACTTCACGGGTCAGCCCGCGGTGCTGAACGGCGCGAGCGAGCTGCTCGGCGAGGTCCTCGGCGACAAGGGCGTGCACGCGCGCAGCGCGGTGGGCGTGGCGGTGCTGCCGCTGGACGCACCGGTCGAGGTCGAGATCCAGGTGGAGCTCGCCTAG